In Janthinobacterium sp. J1-1, a single genomic region encodes these proteins:
- a CDS encoding NAD(P)-dependent oxidoreductase, with product MVRRLLQAGYSVTVWNRTHSKAQLLRAAGADAPESLMDAVAGAQVVISMLEAGPIVAHVMQDALPALAPATLWVDMSSTKQAEAQQFHAALQAAGHAFIDAPVSGGVGGAQAGSLAIMAGGSAEDYARMEAILTVMGRPTLVGPAGSGQVAKLCNQLIVGATLNIVAEALLLAQAAGADAAAVRTAIRGGFAESRILEVHGQRMLERNFVAGGQVKSQVKDMHNILAAAEAADIALPLTELVTRRYESIAETHATADHAAALLALEAINPGQRLGNGPDQLS from the coding sequence ATGGTCCGGCGCCTGCTGCAGGCTGGTTATTCTGTCACAGTTTGGAATCGCACGCACAGCAAGGCCCAGCTATTGCGCGCGGCCGGGGCCGATGCACCTGAATCGCTGATGGATGCCGTCGCTGGCGCGCAGGTCGTGATCTCGATGCTGGAAGCGGGCCCTATCGTCGCGCACGTAATGCAGGACGCCTTGCCGGCCCTGGCGCCGGCGACGCTATGGGTCGACATGAGTTCCACTAAACAGGCTGAAGCACAACAATTCCACGCTGCGCTGCAGGCCGCCGGCCACGCATTCATCGATGCGCCCGTCTCGGGTGGCGTGGGTGGCGCGCAGGCCGGCAGCCTGGCCATCATGGCCGGCGGCAGCGCGGAAGATTACGCCAGGATGGAAGCGATATTAACGGTGATGGGCCGGCCGACCCTGGTGGGTCCTGCCGGCAGCGGCCAGGTCGCCAAGCTGTGCAATCAATTGATCGTCGGCGCCACCCTGAATATCGTGGCGGAAGCGTTGCTGCTGGCCCAGGCCGCTGGCGCCGATGCGGCGGCTGTGCGCACGGCGATACGCGGTGGTTTTGCCGAAAGCCGCATCCTGGAGGTGCATGGCCAGCGCATGCTGGAACGCAATTTCGTTGCCGGCGGCCAGGTGAAAAGCCAGGTCAAGGACATGCACAATATCCTGGCGGCGGCCGAGGCGGCCGATATCGCTCTGCCGCTAACCGAGCTGGTGACGCGGCGCTACGAGTCCATCGCCGAGACCCATGCGACGGCAGACCACGCCGCCGCCCTGCTGGCCCTGGAAGCCATCAATCCCGGCCAGCGGCTGGGGAATGGCCCGGATCAACTCAGCTGA
- a CDS encoding M20 aminoacylase family protein — translation MKLVEPILAFQSELRRIRRDLHAHPELCYEEQRTSDVVAAKLAEWGIPVVRGLGRTGVVGIIRNGTSNRAIGIRADMDALPMQEMNTFEHASRHPGKMHACGHDGHTAMLLGAAHHLAHNRHFDGTVYVIFQPAEEGGAGAREMIADGLFTQFPMEAIYGMHNWPGAAVGTLSVVAGPMMASSNEFHVTVKGKGAHAAQPHKGIDPVMVAVQIAQSWQTVITRNKSPLDTAVLSITQIHAGSATNVIPDDASLIGTVRTFTTPVLDLIEERMRDIAVHTAAAFGAEVDFNFKRNYPPLVNHARETAFAVEVMKQVVGADKVNDNVEPTMGAEDFSFFLQEKAGCYIFIGNGDGDHRDGGHGLGPCVLHNGSYDFNDNLLPIGASFWVKLAETSLPLA, via the coding sequence ATGAAACTAGTTGAACCCATCTTGGCGTTTCAATCCGAGCTGCGACGTATCCGCCGCGATCTGCACGCCCATCCGGAATTATGCTACGAGGAACAGCGCACCTCCGACGTGGTCGCCGCCAAGCTGGCCGAATGGGGCATCCCCGTCGTGCGCGGCCTGGGCCGCACCGGCGTGGTCGGCATTATCCGGAACGGCACCTCGAACCGCGCCATCGGCATCCGCGCCGACATGGACGCCCTGCCGATGCAGGAAATGAATACCTTTGAACATGCGTCGCGCCACCCCGGCAAGATGCACGCCTGCGGCCACGACGGCCACACGGCCATGCTGCTGGGCGCCGCCCATCATCTGGCGCACAACCGCCATTTCGACGGCACCGTGTATGTGATCTTCCAGCCGGCCGAAGAAGGCGGCGCCGGCGCGCGCGAAATGATCGCCGACGGCCTGTTCACCCAATTCCCGATGGAAGCCATTTACGGCATGCACAACTGGCCAGGCGCCGCCGTCGGCACGCTGAGCGTGGTGGCCGGACCAATGATGGCATCGAGCAATGAATTTCACGTCACCGTCAAAGGCAAGGGCGCGCATGCGGCCCAGCCCCACAAGGGTATCGACCCGGTGATGGTGGCGGTGCAGATCGCGCAAAGCTGGCAAACCGTGATTACCCGCAACAAGAGCCCGCTCGATACGGCCGTGCTGTCGATCACGCAGATCCATGCCGGCAGCGCCACCAATGTGATCCCCGACGACGCCAGCCTGATCGGCACCGTGCGCACCTTTACCACGCCAGTGCTCGACCTGATCGAAGAGCGCATGCGCGACATCGCCGTGCATACGGCCGCCGCCTTTGGCGCCGAAGTCGACTTCAATTTCAAGCGCAACTATCCGCCGCTGGTCAACCACGCCAGGGAAACCGCGTTTGCCGTGGAAGTCATGAAACAGGTGGTCGGCGCCGACAAGGTCAATGACAACGTCGAGCCCACCATGGGCGCCGAGGATTTCTCGTTCTTCCTGCAGGAAAAAGCCGGCTGCTACATCTTTATCGGCAATGGCGATGGCGATCACCGCGACGGCGGCCACGGCCTGGGCCCTTGCGTGCTGCACAATGGCAGTTATGACTTCAATGACAACCTGCTGCCGATCGGCGCCAGTTTCTGGGTCAAGCTGGCCGAAACCAGCTTGCCGCTCGCTTGA
- a CDS encoding molybdopterin oxidoreductase family protein has protein sequence MTTTQVRATCPLDCPDTCALLVTVTDGVATAVKGDPEHPTTAGVLCTKVSRFTERTYHADRLLHPLRRVGKKGEGKFERISWDEALDIIAARLAPIAARNPQAILPYSYCGTMGLVQGESMSSRFFNQLGASLLDRTICASAGATGYRYTVGASIGTDMEQFQHAKLIIIWGGNPIASNLHFWMRAQEAKRNGATLIAIDPYRSLTAEKCQQHIALLPGTDAALALGLMHVLIAEDLVDHDYIDNHTLGYEQLKQRALEWTPERTAEVCGISVSEVADLACLYGQACRSGDGVAIRANYGVQRVRGGGMAVRNIACLPALTGAWRHAAGGMQLSSSGSFPVNRKALQRPDLMKGTPRTINMSTIGDDLLKASSPEFGPQVEAVIVYNSNPLAVAPESSKVAQGFAREDLFTVVLEHFQTDTVDYADIVLPATTQLEHVDAHSTYGHLYMMANNAAVAPLGEAKANTEIFRLLAQRMGFDDPCFRDSDDALAAQAFDATDARAVHFDWESLKRTGWQKLAMPEAPFAHGGFPTPSGKCEFYSQAMLDAGLDPLPAYIAPYESPASNPTLAARFPLAMISPPARNFLNSTFVNVKSLRAAEGEPHLDMHPEDCAARGIAAGDMVRIFNDRGSFVAKARVTDKARRGLVVGLSVWWKKLASDGKNANEVTSQRLTDMGRAPTFYDTLVEVEKAA, from the coding sequence ATGACCACCACACAAGTGCGCGCGACCTGCCCGCTCGATTGCCCCGATACCTGCGCCTTGCTGGTAACGGTGACCGACGGGGTAGCCACCGCAGTCAAGGGCGATCCCGAGCATCCGACCACGGCCGGCGTGCTGTGCACCAAGGTATCGCGCTTTACGGAACGCACCTACCATGCGGACCGGCTGTTGCATCCGCTGCGCCGGGTGGGAAAGAAGGGCGAAGGCAAGTTCGAGCGCATCAGCTGGGACGAGGCGCTGGACATTATCGCCGCGCGCCTGGCACCGATCGCGGCGCGCAATCCGCAGGCGATTTTGCCTTACAGCTATTGCGGCACCATGGGCCTGGTGCAGGGCGAATCGATGTCGTCGCGCTTTTTCAACCAGCTGGGCGCCTCCCTGCTGGACCGCACCATCTGCGCCTCGGCCGGCGCCACCGGCTACCGATATACGGTGGGCGCCAGCATCGGCACCGACATGGAACAGTTTCAGCATGCAAAGCTGATCATTATCTGGGGCGGCAATCCGATTGCGTCGAACCTGCATTTCTGGATGCGAGCCCAGGAAGCCAAGCGCAACGGCGCGACGCTGATCGCGATCGACCCCTATCGTTCGCTGACGGCCGAGAAATGCCAGCAGCATATTGCCCTGCTGCCCGGCACCGATGCGGCGCTGGCCCTGGGGCTGATGCATGTGCTGATCGCGGAAGACCTGGTCGACCACGACTATATCGACAACCATACCCTGGGCTACGAGCAACTGAAACAGCGCGCGCTGGAATGGACGCCCGAGCGCACGGCCGAGGTATGCGGCATCAGCGTGAGCGAAGTGGCGGACTTGGCGTGCCTGTATGGCCAGGCCTGCCGCAGCGGTGACGGTGTGGCGATCCGCGCCAACTACGGCGTGCAGCGGGTGCGTGGTGGCGGCATGGCGGTGCGCAATATCGCCTGCCTGCCGGCGCTGACGGGCGCCTGGCGCCATGCGGCCGGCGGCATGCAGCTGTCGAGCTCGGGTTCCTTCCCGGTCAACCGCAAGGCGCTGCAGCGGCCCGATCTGATGAAGGGCACGCCGCGCACCATCAACATGAGCACCATCGGCGACGATCTGCTGAAAGCAAGCTCGCCCGAGTTCGGCCCGCAGGTGGAAGCCGTGATCGTCTACAACTCGAATCCGCTGGCGGTGGCGCCCGAGTCGTCAAAAGTGGCGCAGGGTTTTGCGCGCGAGGATTTGTTCACGGTGGTGCTGGAACACTTCCAGACCGATACCGTCGACTATGCCGATATCGTGTTGCCGGCCACCACCCAGCTCGAACACGTCGATGCCCATTCGACCTATGGCCACCTGTACATGATGGCCAACAATGCCGCCGTGGCGCCGCTGGGCGAAGCCAAGGCCAATACGGAAATCTTCCGCCTGCTGGCGCAGCGCATGGGCTTTGACGATCCCTGCTTCCGGGACAGCGACGACGCGCTGGCGGCACAGGCGTTTGACGCCACCGACGCGCGTGCCGTGCATTTCGACTGGGAATCGCTGAAGCGGACCGGCTGGCAAAAGCTGGCGATGCCCGAGGCGCCGTTTGCCCACGGCGGTTTCCCCACGCCGTCAGGCAAATGCGAGTTTTACTCGCAGGCCATGCTGGACGCCGGTCTCGACCCGCTGCCCGCGTATATTGCGCCGTATGAGTCGCCGGCCAGCAATCCGACCCTGGCGGCGCGTTTTCCGCTGGCGATGATCTCGCCGCCGGCGCGCAATTTCCTCAATTCCACGTTTGTGAACGTGAAAAGCCTGCGCGCGGCCGAAGGCGAGCCGCACCTGGACATGCATCCCGAGGACTGTGCCGCGCGCGGTATCGCCGCCGGCGACATGGTGCGCATCTTCAATGACCGCGGCAGTTTCGTGGCCAAGGCGCGCGTGACGGACAAGGCGCGGCGCGGCCTGGTGGTGGGGTTGTCGGTGTGGTGGAAAAAGCTGGCCAGCGACGGCAAGAATGCCAATGAAGTGACCAGCCAGCGCCTGACCGACATGGGCCGCGCGCCGACCTTCTACGATACGCTGGTCGAAGTGGAAAAGGCCGCCTGA
- a CDS encoding aminopeptidase produces MARLPATAVLGMCLLLGGCTQLRYYTQAAQGQYSLWSSARPIDAWLNDPITEPRLKARLQKARQIRQFAVTELGLPDNGSYKTYAAVQRPFVLWNVVATPELSLQPLQWCFPIAGCVTYRGYYDKDEAQAYAETLRAQHYDVQVGGVPAYSTLGWFDDPLLSTFINYNDAELARMIFHELAHQVVYVPGDSAFNESFAVAVEEAGVQRWLAHDGNQAMQVAYLQYTNRRHDFLTLLRKYRAQLDLLYRSGASDADKRVRKALVFAALQDEYQVLKQHWGGYAGYDRWFEQPLSNAHLASVATYDQFLPAFKKLLEEKKNFRAFYAAVHTMSLLDQSERRQRLQHSLPLEP; encoded by the coding sequence ATGGCGCGCCTGCCCGCCACCGCAGTGCTGGGCATGTGCTTGCTGCTGGGCGGCTGCACGCAGCTGCGCTATTACACGCAAGCGGCGCAGGGGCAATATTCGCTGTGGTCGTCCGCGCGCCCGATCGATGCTTGGCTGAACGACCCGATCACCGAGCCGCGCCTGAAAGCGCGCCTGCAGAAGGCGCGGCAGATACGCCAGTTTGCCGTGACCGAACTGGGCCTGCCCGACAACGGCAGCTATAAAACCTATGCTGCCGTGCAACGCCCCTTCGTGCTGTGGAATGTGGTCGCCACGCCGGAACTGTCCCTGCAGCCGCTGCAATGGTGCTTCCCGATCGCCGGCTGCGTCACCTACCGCGGCTATTACGACAAGGACGAGGCGCAAGCCTATGCGGAGACTTTGCGTGCCCAGCATTACGATGTGCAGGTGGGGGGCGTGCCCGCCTATTCCACCCTGGGCTGGTTCGACGACCCGCTGCTGTCGACTTTTATCAACTACAACGACGCCGAACTGGCGCGCATGATCTTTCATGAGCTGGCGCACCAGGTGGTGTATGTGCCCGGTGACTCGGCCTTCAACGAATCGTTTGCCGTTGCCGTGGAAGAGGCCGGCGTGCAGCGCTGGCTGGCGCACGACGGCAATCAGGCGATGCAGGTGGCTTATCTGCAATATACAAACCGGCGCCACGATTTTTTGACCCTGCTGCGCAAGTACCGCGCGCAACTCGATCTGCTGTACCGGAGTGGCGCCAGCGATGCGGACAAGCGCGTGCGCAAGGCGCTGGTGTTTGCCGCTTTACAAGATGAGTACCAGGTATTGAAGCAGCACTGGGGTGGTTATGCCGGTTATGACCGCTGGTTCGAGCAGCCTTTGAGCAATGCCCACCTCGCTTCGGTCGCGACCTACGATCAATTTTTGCCGGCCTTCAAAAAATTGCTGGAAGAAAAAAAGAACTTTCGTGCTTTTTATGCTGCAGTGCACACAATGTCTCTGCTGGACCAGTCCGAGCGTCGCCAGCGTCTGCAGCACAGCCTGCCCCTTGAGCCTTAA
- a CDS encoding long-chain fatty acid--CoA ligase, which translates to MEKIWLKSYPPGVPADIDPDQYRSLVHLLEEAFTKYADRNAYVCMDKFLTYAELDTYSRQLGAFLQSRGLKKGARVALMMPNVLQYPVAIAAVLRAGYTVVNVNPLYTPRELEHQLNDSGSEAIIVLENFAHTLEQVLGKTAVKHVIVASMGEMLGGLKGAIVNFVVRNVKKMVPAFSLPNAMRFKSALSLGSRMKLTPVELHINEPAFLQYTGGTTGVSKGATLSHRNVIANVLQSEAWSSAALDPDNKEQMTIVCALPLYHIFALTACALWGTRVGGLNILVPNPRDIPGLIKELGKYKFNLLPAVNTLYNALVNHPDFARLDFSGLKIANGGGMAVQKSVNDKWQQVTGVSIIEGYGLSETSPVATCNRADSTVFSGTIGLPIPSTEIAILDDDGNEVALGQTGEIAIRGPQVMSGYWNRPDETAKVMTADGYFKSGDVGIMDERGYVKIVDRKKDMILVSGFNVYPNELEGVIAAHPGVLECACVGVPDEHSGEAVKVFVVRKDPNLTVETLMAYCKEQFTGYKRPKFIEFRDELPKTNVGKILRRALRDEQKVSA; encoded by the coding sequence ATGGAAAAAATTTGGCTGAAGTCGTATCCGCCCGGCGTACCCGCCGACATCGATCCCGATCAATATCGTTCGCTGGTGCACTTGCTCGAAGAAGCGTTTACAAAATATGCGGATCGCAATGCCTATGTCTGCATGGACAAATTTTTGACCTATGCCGAACTCGATACCTATTCGCGCCAGCTGGGCGCCTTTCTGCAAAGCCGGGGCCTGAAAAAGGGTGCCAGGGTGGCGCTGATGATGCCCAATGTGCTGCAGTATCCGGTGGCGATCGCGGCCGTGCTGCGTGCCGGCTACACGGTGGTCAATGTCAATCCGCTGTACACGCCGCGCGAGCTGGAACACCAGCTCAACGACTCGGGCAGCGAAGCGATCATCGTGCTGGAAAACTTTGCCCATACGCTGGAGCAAGTGCTGGGCAAGACGGCCGTGAAACATGTCATCGTCGCCAGCATGGGCGAGATGCTCGGTGGCCTGAAGGGCGCCATCGTCAATTTCGTGGTGCGCAATGTCAAGAAGATGGTGCCCGCGTTTTCGCTGCCGAACGCCATGCGCTTCAAGAGCGCGCTGTCGCTCGGCAGCCGCATGAAACTCACGCCGGTCGAACTGCATATCAACGAGCCAGCTTTCCTGCAATATACGGGCGGCACCACCGGCGTGTCGAAAGGCGCCACGCTCAGCCACCGCAATGTGATCGCCAATGTGCTGCAGTCGGAAGCGTGGTCGTCGGCCGCGCTGGACCCGGACAACAAGGAGCAGATGACCATCGTGTGCGCCTTGCCGCTGTACCATATCTTTGCGCTGACGGCCTGCGCGCTGTGGGGCACGCGCGTCGGCGGCCTGAATATCCTGGTGCCGAACCCGCGCGATATCCCCGGCCTGATCAAGGAGCTGGGCAAGTACAAGTTCAACCTGCTGCCAGCGGTCAACACTTTATACAATGCGCTGGTGAATCACCCCGACTTTGCGCGCCTCGATTTCTCGGGCCTGAAGATCGCCAATGGCGGCGGCATGGCGGTGCAGAAATCGGTCAACGACAAGTGGCAGCAGGTGACGGGCGTGTCGATCATCGAAGGCTATGGCCTGTCGGAAACGTCCCCGGTCGCCACCTGCAACCGCGCCGACAGCACGGTGTTTTCCGGTACCATCGGCCTGCCGATTCCGTCGACCGAAATCGCCATCCTCGACGACGATGGCAATGAAGTGGCGCTGGGCCAGACCGGCGAAATCGCCATCCGCGGCCCGCAGGTGATGAGTGGCTATTGGAACCGTCCCGATGAAACGGCCAAGGTCATGACGGCGGACGGCTACTTCAAGTCGGGCGACGTGGGCATCATGGACGAACGCGGCTATGTGAAGATCGTCGACCGCAAGAAGGACATGATCCTGGTGTCCGGCTTCAATGTGTACCCGAACGAACTCGAAGGCGTGATCGCGGCCCACCCGGGCGTGCTCGAATGCGCGTGCGTGGGCGTGCCCGACGAACATTCGGGCGAAGCCGTGAAAGTGTTTGTGGTGCGCAAGGACCCGAACCTGACGGTGGAGACCCTGATGGCATATTGCAAGGAACAATTCACGGGCTACAAGCGGCCGAAATTCATCGAATTCAGGGATGAACTGCCTAAGACCAACGTCGGCAAGATTTTGCGCCGCGCCCTGCGCGACGAACAAAAAGTATCGGCTTAA
- a CDS encoding long-chain-fatty-acid--CoA ligase, protein MDKIWLKSYPDSVPHEIDCTQYRSVTHLLEESFQKYADRNAFVCMDKFLTYRELDKLSLQMGAWLQSKGLSPGARVAIMLPNVLQYPVAMAAILRAGYTVVNVNPLYTPRELQHQLVDSGSEAIIVLENFATTVEQVLAHTQVKHVIVATMGDLLGGLKGTVVNFVVRKIKKMVPAFHLPGAIGFNKMLAEGARLKLKPVQQGHDDIVFLQYTGGTTGVSKGAMLLHRNVIANVLQNEAWIAPVMTKEMRATSMGFVCALPLYHIYSLTVSALMGMRLGGLNVLVPNPRDIPGFVKELAKYKIVVFPAVNTLYNALLNNEEFAKLDFSSYKVCNGGGMALQRNVAERWLKVTGCPLIEGYGMSETSPVVTGNRVDITEFTGTIGMPIPSTDVTIIDDDGVEVPLGQPGEIAVKGPQVMAGYWQRPDETAKSMTADGYFKTGDVGIMDERGYVRIVDRKKDMIIVSGFNVYPNEVEDVVASCPGVLECACIGVPDGNSGEAVKVFVVRKDPNLTVEQIREHCKHELTAYKKPKYIEFRDELPKTNVGKILRRQLRDEKKVA, encoded by the coding sequence ATGGACAAGATTTGGTTGAAGTCGTACCCGGACAGCGTTCCGCACGAGATCGATTGCACGCAATACCGTTCCGTGACGCATTTGCTGGAAGAGTCGTTCCAGAAATATGCGGATCGCAATGCTTTCGTGTGCATGGATAAATTCCTCACCTACCGCGAACTGGACAAATTGTCGCTGCAGATGGGCGCCTGGCTGCAAAGCAAGGGGCTGTCGCCTGGCGCGCGCGTGGCCATCATGCTGCCGAACGTGCTGCAGTATCCGGTGGCGATGGCGGCGATCCTGCGCGCAGGCTATACGGTGGTGAACGTCAACCCGCTGTACACGCCGCGCGAATTGCAGCACCAACTGGTCGACTCGGGCAGCGAAGCGATCATCGTGCTGGAAAATTTCGCCACCACGGTCGAACAGGTGCTGGCGCATACGCAGGTGAAACACGTGATCGTCGCCACCATGGGCGACTTGCTCGGTGGCCTGAAAGGCACCGTCGTCAATTTCGTGGTGCGTAAAATCAAGAAAATGGTGCCGGCCTTCCATCTGCCGGGCGCCATCGGCTTCAACAAGATGCTGGCCGAAGGCGCGCGCCTGAAGCTCAAACCCGTGCAGCAGGGCCATGACGATATCGTTTTCCTGCAATACACGGGCGGCACGACGGGCGTGTCGAAAGGCGCGATGCTGCTGCACCGTAACGTGATCGCCAATGTGCTGCAAAACGAGGCCTGGATTGCGCCGGTGATGACGAAAGAGATGCGCGCCACCTCGATGGGGTTCGTGTGCGCCTTGCCGCTGTATCACATCTATTCGCTGACGGTCAGCGCGCTGATGGGCATGCGCCTGGGCGGGCTGAACGTGCTGGTGCCGAACCCGCGCGACATTCCCGGTTTTGTGAAGGAACTGGCCAAGTACAAGATCGTCGTCTTCCCGGCCGTTAATACCTTGTATAACGCCTTGCTCAACAATGAAGAATTCGCCAAGCTCGATTTCTCCAGCTACAAAGTGTGCAACGGCGGCGGCATGGCCCTGCAGCGCAATGTGGCCGAACGCTGGCTGAAAGTGACCGGTTGCCCGCTGATCGAAGGCTATGGCATGTCGGAAACCTCGCCGGTGGTCACCGGCAACCGCGTCGACATCACCGAATTCACGGGCACCATCGGCATGCCGATTCCGTCGACCGATGTCACCATCATCGACGACGATGGCGTGGAAGTGCCGCTGGGCCAGCCTGGCGAGATCGCCGTGAAAGGCCCGCAAGTGATGGCCGGCTACTGGCAGCGCCCCGATGAAACGGCGAAATCGATGACGGCCGACGGCTACTTCAAGACCGGCGACGTCGGCATCATGGATGAGCGCGGCTATGTGCGCATCGTCGACCGCAAGAAGGACATGATCATCGTCTCGGGCTTCAATGTGTATCCGAACGAAGTGGAAGACGTGGTCGCGTCCTGCCCCGGTGTACTGGAGTGTGCCTGCATCGGCGTGCCGGATGGTAACTCGGGCGAGGCCGTGAAAGTGTTTGTGGTGCGCAAGGATCCGAACCTGACGGTGGAGCAGATCCGCGAACACTGCAAGCATGAACTGACGGCGTATAAAAAGCCGAAATACATCGAGTTCCGCGACGAATTGCCGAAGACGAATGTCGGCAAGATCCTGCGCCGTCAGTTGCGCGACGAAAAAAAGGTGGCTTAA
- a CDS encoding acyltransferase family protein has translation MSLPSRRHDIDALRFLVFSLLIVYHTAMLYLAGAEFHMKSTYLTETLHFPMVFINRWRMEIVFIISGVSCAMMTQSSRGAFLWRRVRRLLPPLLFGVLVVVPVQPYCEGVSNGLVAPGYGQFLLDYFGHHAWPAGAFTGWKTSFTWNHLWYLVYLLLYTIVLVALQPLLIKMRPLFTGLRGWRLLVLPALPALAATVFLKLRYPETHALVKDWYAHAIYFTMFVYGWWLGNDKGVWQELARLRWHALLMAPCAFAVYLGFDLVYSEDLLTWASLGSWPMRNLYMWLAICAILGWSHTLLNRPFTWLPWARQAVYPWYILHQSAILLLAYWLVPLRLAPVIEPLLILAGTVAICWGLTSLVISKVHWLRPCFGLPARPNLAAGTAMSAAA, from the coding sequence ATGTCACTGCCATCCCGCCGTCACGATATCGACGCCTTGCGTTTTCTTGTCTTCAGCCTGCTGATCGTCTACCACACGGCCATGCTGTACCTGGCGGGTGCCGAGTTCCATATGAAAAGCACCTACTTGACGGAGACCCTGCACTTTCCGATGGTCTTCATCAACCGCTGGCGCATGGAAATCGTGTTTATCATTTCCGGCGTGTCGTGCGCCATGATGACGCAGTCGTCGCGCGGCGCCTTTTTGTGGCGCCGGGTCCGGCGCCTGCTGCCGCCGCTGCTGTTTGGCGTGCTGGTGGTGGTGCCCGTGCAGCCCTACTGCGAAGGCGTCAGCAATGGCCTGGTGGCGCCAGGCTACGGGCAGTTCCTGCTCGATTATTTTGGCCACCACGCCTGGCCGGCCGGCGCCTTTACGGGCTGGAAAACCAGTTTTACCTGGAATCATCTGTGGTACCTGGTGTATCTGCTGCTGTACACCATCGTGCTGGTGGCGCTGCAACCGCTGCTCATCAAGATGAGGCCGCTGTTCACGGGCTTGCGCGGCTGGCGCCTGCTGGTCTTGCCCGCCCTGCCGGCGCTGGCGGCCACCGTCTTCCTGAAGCTGCGCTATCCGGAAACCCATGCATTGGTAAAAGACTGGTACGCGCACGCCATCTATTTCACCATGTTCGTCTATGGCTGGTGGCTGGGCAATGACAAGGGAGTGTGGCAGGAACTGGCGCGGCTGCGCTGGCACGCGCTGCTGATGGCACCGTGCGCGTTTGCCGTGTATCTCGGCTTTGACCTGGTGTATTCGGAAGACCTGCTGACCTGGGCATCGCTTGGTTCCTGGCCGATGCGCAATCTGTACATGTGGCTGGCGATTTGCGCCATCCTGGGCTGGTCGCACACCCTGCTGAACCGCCCATTTACCTGGCTGCCATGGGCACGCCAGGCCGTCTACCCCTGGTATATCCTGCACCAGAGCGCGATCTTGCTGCTGGCCTACTGGCTGGTGCCCTTGAGGCTGGCTCCGGTGATCGAACCCCTCTTGATCCTGGCGGGCACGGTGGCGATCTGCTGGGGACTCACCTCGCTGGTCATCAGCAAGGTGCACTGGCTGCGTCCCTGCTTTGGCCTGCCCGCCAGGCCAAATCTGGCGGCGGGCACGGCCATGTCGGCGGCTGCTTAA
- a CDS encoding LytTR family DNA-binding domain-containing protein gives MSATMSVSSTELLQRYQRWRRIAEPGFWIVLSLLQTSLNCWISWLDRVRTHVDTPFWEVAVWEWSSNLVLLALVPAVIFANQMRTLQLVFQRQNLRWHLAASIVYSLVHVLAMVALRKLVYWSQGGDYDFGDWWQEFPYEYIKDVRTYFSILLFVAFYQLLLRRWQGEATLLGEPDQGPAVEPVEQPERFLVRKLGKDFLLPAAEIEWIQAWGNYVNLHVRGHDYPLRSTMAAIERRLDGKRFVRVHRSYIVNLAFVHSIVPLESGDARAMLTTGGEVAVSRRYREALKQVSMA, from the coding sequence ATGTCTGCCACCATGAGCGTGTCTTCCACCGAGTTATTGCAACGTTATCAGCGCTGGCGCCGGATTGCCGAGCCGGGTTTCTGGATCGTCCTGTCTCTGCTGCAAACCTCGCTCAACTGCTGGATCAGCTGGCTCGATCGCGTCCGTACGCATGTCGATACGCCGTTCTGGGAAGTGGCGGTGTGGGAATGGAGCAGCAACCTGGTCTTGCTGGCGCTGGTCCCCGCGGTGATTTTTGCCAATCAGATGCGCACGCTGCAGCTGGTATTCCAGCGCCAGAACCTGCGCTGGCACCTGGCGGCGTCCATCGTCTACAGCCTGGTGCATGTGCTGGCGATGGTGGCCTTGCGCAAGCTGGTGTACTGGAGCCAGGGCGGCGACTACGATTTCGGCGACTGGTGGCAAGAATTCCCGTATGAATATATCAAGGATGTGCGCACTTACTTCTCAATCCTGCTGTTTGTCGCGTTTTACCAGTTGCTGCTGCGGCGCTGGCAGGGCGAAGCCACCTTGCTCGGCGAACCGGACCAAGGACCGGCGGTGGAGCCGGTCGAGCAACCCGAGCGGTTTTTGGTGCGCAAGCTGGGCAAGGATTTTTTGTTGCCGGCGGCGGAGATCGAATGGATACAGGCCTGGGGCAATTATGTGAACCTGCATGTGCGCGGCCACGACTATCCGCTGCGCTCGACCATGGCCGCCATCGAACGACGGCTGGACGGCAAGCGTTTTGTGCGCGTGCACCGCAGTTACATCGTCAACCTGGCTTTCGTGCACAGCATCGTGCCGCTCGAGTCGGGCGATGCGCGGGCCATGCTGACGACCGGTGGCGAGGTGGCCGTCAGCCGGCGCTACCGCGAAGCGCTGAAGCAAGTCTCGATGGCCTGA